The Vicia villosa cultivar HV-30 ecotype Madison, WI unplaced genomic scaffold, Vvil1.0 ctg.002607F_1_1, whole genome shotgun sequence DNA segment atatatataatttattacattcaCTTTGTCTTTCCAGGGATACGATTATACATCCGGTGTATGGCAATTTGAAGGATCCGGTTATGTTCCAAGTGGCACAAGCGGTGTTTGTGTTATGCAAGTGTTCGGTGGAAGTTCTACAGCCACAACTTCACAGCTTAGAGTCTATGATGGTTCGTTAACTTATTATAAATCTCCTGTTTTGTCTCCAAATATCTATAATAGGTGGTTTAAAGTGAATGCTATTCATGATGTTGGTGCTAACAATGTTAAGATTTATATTGACGGAAATCTTAAGTATAATGGAGATGGTCGTGGAGCTGGTACTCACTATTTTAAGATCGGGGTTTATGTACAGAATGATCCTTCCAGTTACATGGAGTCTCGTTGGAGAGATATGAAAGTTTTTAAGAAATAGTGTGTCTGTGTGTGTAATTTGTGTTTGGTTTTAATTAGtactaaataaaattcaatataaggGAAGACAATGCAAACTAAATAAGACTTGTTTCATGTTGTTTGCGTTGCAGATAAGGAAATACTCTTGTAGTATTATTGTTCTGTTTTATAGcattaaaatgataataataagaGTTATGTTAAGAGTACTTAAGACTGGTTGAAAAAGAAGCtattatgatttattttgattttttttttgttgattcctAAGACCATGGTAGTTTCTTCTATTGAGTTCTCCTGtacaattaatttaataattaaatatttaaaaaatttgccatgtcataatagagttgcattgcaatacaacaactaaaagattgtagtacccaatcaaatcaagttatgaggtaaagttgtgggacccgtatcagatttttattaaagttaaaattaaataaattcttttaatatgaaGTGGCTTAGTGAgtcccataaagaactcaaatatAAGTTGCACCATTAGAGATGCTCTAAAGTTATATTGGAATCTTTGCTCAGTAATAGAAAGGTTGGATGAACTGGTGAAAAGGGAAAATGAAAGTTAAACACATGATACACATTTTCCCTTTTGCGAACTGGGAATTAGTACTTTAACCAATTCTTTGATCACGTAATTGTTACGATAATGGGTGGTGGCGGTGCATGTGATCATGAATAATGGAATTGAACGAAAACTATATTTTGAGTTAAGCAGCTAGCTTTTTTGACGCTAGCAAGTAACTTTTTTTTTCATAGAAAACTTGAAACTCTCGTTATTATCTTGGTCTTTTGATGGGGTTAATCTTCGTCTTGAGAGCACTTGAAAATTATTGGTTAGACTTTTTTCTAAGTGGATGTTTTTCGTGGAGTCACTCTAGAATCTAATGGAAGAGTAGTGCTTCTTAGACCagaaacaatataaataaagtaAATTTCATTTAATGTAAATGCTTCGAATACAAAAAGATTTGTAAAAAGTTTAAAGAGTGGGCGCAGACTCACATTTCTCACAAACAATTCTGCTCTATAACTTGAGTACTTTAATTCTATAGAGAATCAGTGAGAATTTTGGGATCTCGACTATAATGCATAAGCCTGCATTCTATACTACTACGACAATAACTGTCGACAATGATTCAATCATATGAATCTTCAAGGACATAACTGCCAAAAAAGCCCATTATTATGTTGATAATTGCGTAGATAGAATCTCTAATTTACTCTTATTGCACTTGTCGAAACATCTCGTCACTTAACTGATTCTTAGACTTAGAAAATATGGTAAGTCATAGATAACTGGTGAACTCGTCGAACCCAACTATTTTGTCAAAAAATTTTTTCAAGATTTTGGACATATTTTGAAGAGAGAGATCCTAATCTTACAGATCTGTTCTTAAGACTCTTTCAAACCATTCTTACAACACTAGTCGAACTGAGTCGACGTGATTAATAAATTGAAGTTTTTGAGTCAAAATTTCTTGATACTTAGCATTTTTCAATGTAGCTATTAACATTCTTCATTGAATTTTCTCCAACTAAAATTTTCAAGCTATGATTGgtctctaattttttttggaaggtTCGAGGAATTACCTTTTCCCATATAGTGACGGTTAGTGGTGTGGTGCCATAAAAATGTGGGTGTTTTTTCTGCTTACAATGCCCTTCTTAAAACATGATTCAGGAGTTGTTTGACTACGTATAAAGAGACTCTGATTTTGtctataattttgattaatttgtttCCTTTAAAGTATTAGTTTTCTCTATAACTAACAACACTCTGATttactataaaatatttaattattaataaatgtcataaatatattttgaaacagTCATATGAAtactatatttataatttaaatttaaatttaaatttctaaCACATTGCGATATAATAAATTGTAGAACAAATATTCTTATTTTGATTTACATAAAAAAATGTAGTCTTATAAAATTTTGGTAATGAATAAATTAGTGgtcattttataaaaattaaaagtatagagaataatattaatattattaaagaatttaaattttgtttagtTTATATAGGAAAATCTCAGTCACCGCCATATTTAAAAAATCTTTTGCATAAAAACgagaaaagaaaaagacaaaattagAATTGTGTGGTTTTGGAGATAACCTTGCGAGAAGGTAAAAGCAATCAATTAAAGCGGCGTGATAGCGATTTGTTTGGCAAACGAGTGTCATTTCTGCACTTAAGCAACTTGATTCCCTTATGGGAggaaaatttctttttattttactaCTAAGTACTTAAGAATGAAGGGTTGAATatgttcatttacattgataacTAGAAATTCAGACGGATATCAGATTTCTTAAATGGATAAATTAAAATAGcaatattttaaatgaaatatataaatttttttcaagAATAATTATACAAGCCATATTTATAAGATATCAATTATCCTTTATAAGTACATAACAGAATAAACAAATGAGCATATTATAGAAACtccaaaaaatataaaagatatttgtAGAATTTTTGTAAATCCTCTTATTTATATTATAGGATtgaagaaagaaataaaatagataaCCATAAAGACAAATTAATTCTAACATAATTACAATATTGAAAAAAATCACAACATATAGTACAGATTGTAACATCCTCCTCAAACTCAACTGAGTGTTGCAGTAACCAAACTAAATTTGAATAGTAAATAGTAAAGTGCATAAGCGATCAGAAGAATGAGGTTTTGTGAATAAAGTAGTCGGCTGATCAAGAGTATcgatgaaaataagatgaaattcACCGTAATGAAGATACTAATGAATGATGTGACAATCAATTTCAATATATTTGGTTTGCTTATGGAAAACATCATTGTGGGGAATTTGAATGACACTACAATTGTCACAATATAGATTAGTGGTGAAGATCGCGATGTCACTAAATCAGCAAGACGTTTGCGAAGCCACAATATCTCAAAAGTTGTATCAGCAAGAATATGATATTCAGATCCAGTGCTAGAGAGTCGTCAAAGTTTGTTTTTTGCTACACCAAGATATAAGAGTATCtaagaaaaatacaaaaattagtggtgGAACGATGATCACTTGAATCATTGACCTGATCGACATGAGAGTAGGATCTAAGAATAAGCTAAGGTGTAACTGAATAATGTAGACCATAAAATAAGGTACCTTTGATATAAACTAAGGTGCCTTTGACATAACGAAAAATTGGGAGGACAACCACATACTATATGTGGTACGAGGAGAAGCCGTGAATTAGATAACAAGATGAAAAATATGTGAAATATCTGGCCAAATAACTATGAAGTATATCAAAGTAGCTATAAGCTACCAATAAAGAGTGGCATTGTCTAGCAAAGTATTATCTTgaggaaaaaaaattgaaattaggtTTGAGTGATAGGATCAAAAATTTTCCTTTAAAAGGAATACCAATCATATTATGGCGTGTCTTCCCCTACGTATTGTTAGATGTGAGAGTTGTTggagaaattttcaaaatataaatattgatgattaaattaattttatgaatCCTCTTAAAAGGTCATGAGTTCAAATCTTTGAGTTTGacattttatggaatttctttgtTAAACTGAAAAATAATGTCCAAATGTTGTGTCCACCCAGAGTTGAACTGACGTCCTCAtgagaaatttatatttaaatcattcatttatttttctaGTGCACGAGAATAAATGAGAGAACTTTATTCTGTAAAATATCGTTGATCGACATGCTTAATGTGAATGTGCGATTCATGTTAAGGTTTCCAAAGTATCCTGAAGGAGATTCGTCGGATAACCAATTTGCATCTAATTTGCCTAAATTGGTGGGGGCGAATCGAACCTAAAACTTAGTGTAAACACACGCTTTAGAATTTATTTTCTACAACTTTCATCATAccgttttcatcttcttcttgttcATGTTTTGCAGCAA contains these protein-coding regions:
- the LOC131639363 gene encoding citrate-binding protein-like, which produces MTMLPILHLILFPLIIHQTTSFASAVDPTQGFTQLPLGNSNFQIQKPYDVSVNERYSFSNGVHKFWIYPTDKPFMSGSNTQPRTEIRITGYDYTSGVWQFEGSGYVPSGTSGVCVMQVFGGSSTATTSQLRVYDGSLTYYKSPVLSPNIYNRWFKVNAIHDVGANNVKIYIDGNLKYNGDGRGAGTHYFKIGVYVQNDPSSYMESRWRDMKVFKK